From one Bradyrhizobium sp. Ash2021 genomic stretch:
- a CDS encoding O-antigen ligase family protein: MFSQVLSARHDPVARILNVDLVAVLVAALLPWSTSGVAIVMIVWLVALVYTLEVRPFLASLRRPVCMLPIALVVLAAVGTLWSDAPWGVRLYALSPVTKLLALPLLLYHFERTKRGLWVFAAFLISCTLLMAVSWLVLLDPGLSLKHGDAERGIFVKNYIDQSQEFALCAVALVYPIVILLRDRKNRQALLLIAISVSFIVNMTFVVVSRTALVTMPVMLAVFALMHLKWRTNVILFAGTVVLAALAWTASPQLQATTEKFTRDYRIYKELNQPTSIGVRLEFYRKSLHFFAEAPLIGHGTGSTRGLFEAAATGPAVLAAGQVIGNPHNQTLNVAVQWGSVGVVILYAMWLVHLLLFRGEGLVAWIGLMVVLQNFFSSLFNSHLFDFHEGWMYVLGVGVAGGAMLRENFGKAAREPGSAVRS; the protein is encoded by the coding sequence ATGTTTTCACAGGTGCTTTCAGCGCGGCACGATCCGGTAGCCCGGATTCTGAACGTGGATCTGGTCGCGGTTCTGGTCGCGGCGCTGTTGCCGTGGTCGACCAGCGGCGTCGCCATCGTCATGATCGTCTGGCTCGTCGCGCTCGTTTACACCCTGGAGGTGCGTCCATTCCTGGCTTCGTTAAGACGCCCGGTTTGCATGCTGCCGATCGCGCTCGTCGTGCTGGCAGCGGTCGGAACCCTGTGGTCGGACGCGCCATGGGGCGTGCGCCTCTATGCCTTGAGTCCGGTCACCAAGCTGCTCGCGCTGCCATTGCTGCTCTATCACTTCGAACGAACGAAGCGCGGTCTGTGGGTATTTGCGGCCTTCCTGATCTCCTGCACGCTGTTGATGGCGGTATCCTGGCTGGTGCTGCTCGACCCCGGTCTCTCGCTCAAGCACGGCGATGCCGAGCGGGGCATCTTCGTCAAGAATTACATCGACCAAAGCCAGGAATTCGCGTTGTGTGCGGTGGCGCTGGTCTATCCGATCGTCATCCTGCTGCGGGACCGGAAAAACCGGCAGGCGCTGTTGCTGATCGCCATCTCCGTGAGTTTCATCGTCAACATGACCTTCGTCGTCGTGTCGCGCACCGCGCTGGTCACCATGCCGGTCATGCTCGCCGTGTTCGCGCTGATGCATCTGAAATGGCGCACCAACGTCATCCTGTTCGCAGGCACGGTCGTGCTGGCGGCGCTGGCCTGGACGGCGTCGCCGCAATTGCAGGCAACCACCGAGAAGTTCACGCGGGATTACCGGATATACAAGGAACTCAATCAGCCCACGTCGATCGGCGTTCGGCTGGAATTCTACAGGAAATCGCTGCACTTCTTCGCCGAGGCGCCGCTGATTGGGCACGGGACCGGATCGACGCGCGGACTGTTCGAGGCGGCTGCCACCGGCCCTGCGGTGCTCGCCGCCGGCCAGGTGATCGGGAATCCGCATAACCAAACCCTGAATGTCGCGGTACAGTGGGGCTCAGTCGGGGTCGTCATCCTGTACGCGATGTGGCTCGTGCATTTGCTGCTGTTTCGCGGCGAAGGGCTGGTGGCCTGGATCGGCCTGATGGTCGTGCTGCAGAATTTCTTCAGCTCGCTGTTCAACTCGCATCTGTTCGATTTTCACGAGGGCTGGATGTACGTGCTGGGCGTTGGTGTTGCCGGCGGTGCGATGCTGAGGGAGAATTTCGGCAAGGCCGCGAGGGAACCGGGAAGCGCGGTCCGGTCATGA
- a CDS encoding O-antigen ligase family protein, with protein MSADAAMSPISRVLRLRLSPATWVTIADVFAVLTALALPWSTSLVAIFVLCWLGSAALMLDYGIYLQSLKRPICFLPFALVALALLGTLWSDAPWGARLYAVSPTIKLLVLPGLFYHFERSARGMWVLSAFLVSCVLLVVMSSVVAFDPAVSLKPVEEAARGIFVKNYIDQSQEFALCAVALAYPIIGLLRAKKIRLALLLGAIAVGFVVNMTFVTVSRTAMVTMPIMLAVFALLHLKWRTSLMIFGMVTLLSGLAWTTSPQLRLKTESFFTDYRLYKTGNVPTSIGIRLEFWRKSLRFFMEAPFIGHGTGSTRGLFEQAATGITYSATSQVIGNPHNQTLNVAVQWGTIGVVLLYAMWLVHLLLFRGEGLVAWIGLLVVVQNIFTSLFNSHLFDFHEGWMYVLGVGVAGGMTLAAKQRRASTEPFGP; from the coding sequence GTGAGCGCGGACGCTGCGATGTCGCCGATATCGCGGGTGCTGCGGCTTAGGCTGTCGCCGGCGACATGGGTAACGATAGCGGATGTCTTCGCGGTACTGACCGCGCTGGCGCTGCCCTGGTCGACGTCGCTCGTTGCGATCTTCGTGCTGTGCTGGCTCGGGTCCGCTGCGCTGATGCTGGACTACGGCATCTATTTGCAATCGCTGAAGCGCCCGATCTGCTTCCTGCCGTTCGCGCTCGTGGCGCTGGCGCTGCTCGGGACCCTATGGTCGGACGCGCCGTGGGGCGCGCGGCTCTACGCGGTCAGCCCCACCATCAAGCTGCTGGTGCTGCCAGGGCTGTTTTATCATTTCGAACGCTCGGCGCGCGGGATGTGGGTGTTGTCAGCCTTCCTGGTGTCCTGCGTGCTGCTGGTGGTGATGTCGTCGGTCGTCGCATTTGATCCAGCCGTTTCGCTCAAGCCGGTCGAGGAAGCCGCGCGCGGCATTTTCGTCAAGAACTACATCGACCAGAGCCAGGAGTTTGCACTATGCGCGGTCGCGCTGGCCTATCCGATCATCGGCCTGCTGCGGGCGAAAAAGATCCGGCTGGCGCTGTTGCTGGGCGCGATCGCAGTTGGGTTCGTCGTCAACATGACGTTTGTCACCGTTTCCCGGACGGCGATGGTCACGATGCCGATCATGCTGGCGGTTTTTGCGCTGCTGCACCTGAAATGGCGGACCAGCCTTATGATCTTTGGCATGGTGACTTTGCTGTCGGGACTGGCCTGGACGACATCACCGCAATTGCGGTTGAAAACCGAGAGCTTCTTTACGGACTATCGTCTCTACAAGACGGGAAACGTTCCGACCTCGATCGGAATCCGGCTGGAGTTCTGGCGAAAATCGCTGCGGTTCTTCATGGAAGCACCTTTCATCGGCCACGGCACTGGCTCGACCCGAGGATTATTCGAGCAGGCCGCCACCGGCATAACCTATTCCGCGACCAGCCAGGTCATCGGCAATCCGCATAACCAGACGCTGAACGTCGCGGTGCAGTGGGGCACGATCGGGGTCGTCCTGCTCTACGCGATGTGGCTCGTTCATCTGCTGCTGTTCCGCGGCGAAGGCCTCGTCGCGTGGATCGGGCTGCTGGTCGTCGTGCAAAATATCTTCACCTCGTTGTTCAATTCGCACCTGTTCGATTTCCATGAGGGATGGATGTACGTGCTCGGCGTCGGAGTAGCCGGCGGCATGACGCTTGCTGCGAAACAGCGCCGCGCATCGACGGAGCCGTTCGGGCCATGA
- the rfaE1 gene encoding D-glycero-beta-D-manno-heptose-7-phosphate kinase: MFDFEALSQAIASQTVLCVGDLMLDEFVYGEVSRISPEAPAPVIAVQRSETNVGGAGNVARNIASLGGRCIFAGLVGDDEAGARLKAELAREDRIEAVLVCDRTRPTTRKVRFVSEHFSTHMLRADWEQAQPAAADTEQNLIDAILPQLARADIVLLSDYAKGVLTARVIRNIIDAAKKLGKRVIVDPKSANFAIYRGATLLTPNRREFAEATRSRADSDASIAAAARDAMVLADCEAMLVTQSEHGMTLVVRNGEAIHVPALPVRVRDVSGAGDTVAAALALTLAAKADWETALRMANAAAAVAVGKKGTATVTAAELRRKILPHAALVAEEKIVAAGGDLGAHLLDWRRQGLRIGFTNGCFDILHPGHVKVLTAARRACDRLIVGLNSDASVRRLKGEGRPVQDERARAEVLAALEAVDLVAMFEEDTPIDLITKVRPSVLVKGGDYTREQVVGFEIVEACGGEVVLVDILPGHSTTSLVDRARGGKP; this comes from the coding sequence ATGTTCGATTTTGAAGCCCTGTCGCAAGCGATTGCCAGCCAGACCGTGCTCTGCGTCGGCGACCTCATGCTCGACGAATTCGTCTATGGCGAGGTGTCCAGGATTTCGCCGGAAGCGCCGGCGCCCGTGATTGCGGTCCAGCGCAGCGAGACCAATGTCGGCGGCGCCGGCAATGTGGCGCGCAATATCGCCTCGCTCGGCGGACGTTGCATCTTCGCAGGCCTGGTCGGCGACGACGAGGCGGGCGCAAGACTCAAGGCCGAGCTGGCGCGGGAAGACCGGATCGAAGCAGTTCTGGTGTGCGATCGCACGCGCCCGACGACGCGAAAGGTGCGGTTCGTCTCCGAGCATTTTTCCACCCACATGCTCCGCGCGGACTGGGAGCAGGCACAGCCCGCCGCGGCCGATACCGAGCAAAACCTGATTGACGCCATCCTGCCGCAGCTTGCGCGCGCCGATATCGTGCTGCTCTCGGACTATGCCAAGGGCGTGCTGACGGCGCGCGTGATCCGCAACATCATCGACGCCGCGAAAAAACTAGGCAAACGCGTGATCGTCGATCCCAAGAGCGCCAATTTCGCGATTTATCGCGGCGCCACCCTGCTGACCCCCAATCGCAGGGAATTCGCGGAGGCGACCCGCAGCCGTGCCGATAGCGATGCGAGTATCGCCGCCGCGGCGCGGGACGCGATGGTTCTGGCCGATTGCGAAGCCATGCTGGTGACCCAAAGCGAGCATGGCATGACCCTGGTCGTGCGCAACGGTGAGGCGATCCACGTGCCGGCGCTTCCCGTCAGGGTACGCGACGTCTCCGGCGCGGGCGACACCGTTGCCGCGGCGTTGGCGCTGACGCTGGCGGCCAAGGCCGATTGGGAAACCGCGCTGCGGATGGCGAATGCCGCCGCCGCGGTCGCCGTCGGCAAGAAGGGCACGGCCACGGTCACGGCGGCCGAGCTGCGGCGAAAAATCCTGCCGCATGCGGCATTGGTCGCCGAGGAAAAAATCGTTGCGGCCGGCGGCGACCTCGGCGCGCATCTCCTGGACTGGCGCAGGCAGGGCCTGCGCATTGGCTTTACCAATGGCTGCTTCGACATTCTGCATCCCGGCCACGTCAAGGTACTGACCGCGGCGCGCCGCGCCTGCGACCGCCTGATCGTTGGGCTGAACAGCGACGCCTCGGTGCGGCGGCTGAAGGGCGAGGGACGTCCGGTGCAGGACGAACGCGCGCGGGCGGAAGTGCTGGCGGCGCTGGAGGCGGTCGATCTGGTCGCGATGTTCGAGGAGGACACGCCGATCGATCTGATCACGAAGGTGCGGCCGAGCGTGCTGGTCAAGGGCGGCGACTACACCCGCGAGCAGGTCGTAGGTTTTGAGATCGTCGAAGCCTGCGGCGGCGAAGTCGTGCTGGTCGACATCCTGCCGGGCCACAGCACGACGTCGCTGGTCGATCGGGCGCGCGGAGGCAAGCCGTGA
- the rfaD gene encoding ADP-glyceromanno-heptose 6-epimerase, producing MLLVTGGAGFIGSNVVAALNDAGRSDVAVCDILGQDGKWRNLAKRQLADVVPPAELTDWLKGRRLDAVIHLGAISETTATDGDLVIETNFRLSMRLLDWCTANATPLIYASSAATYGNGEHGFDDDGSVEALKRLRPMNLYGWSKNLFDMALAERAARDEKLPPQWAGLKFFNVFGPNEYHKGTMMSVLARRFDDVKAGRPVQLFKSHREGIVDGDQRRDFIYVDDVVRVMMWLLATPQVSGLFNVGTGTARSFRDLMLAAYAALGSKPNIHYVDMPEQIRGSYQYFTESKADRLRHAGYNGGFTALEDAVGAYVKGFLDSADRYR from the coding sequence ATGTTGCTGGTGACCGGTGGCGCCGGTTTTATCGGATCGAACGTCGTGGCCGCGTTGAACGACGCCGGCCGTAGCGATGTCGCGGTCTGCGACATACTCGGACAGGACGGCAAATGGCGCAATCTGGCCAAGCGCCAGCTCGCCGATGTCGTCCCGCCGGCTGAATTGACGGACTGGCTGAAAGGCCGGCGGCTCGATGCCGTCATTCACCTCGGCGCGATTTCCGAGACCACGGCGACCGACGGCGATCTCGTGATAGAGACCAATTTCCGGCTGTCGATGCGGCTGCTCGACTGGTGCACGGCGAATGCGACGCCGCTGATCTACGCGTCGTCGGCGGCGACCTATGGCAATGGCGAGCACGGATTTGACGATGACGGATCGGTCGAGGCGCTGAAGCGGCTGCGGCCGATGAATCTTTACGGCTGGAGCAAGAACCTGTTCGACATGGCGCTGGCCGAGCGCGCCGCGCGCGACGAAAAACTGCCGCCGCAATGGGCCGGGCTGAAATTCTTCAACGTGTTCGGCCCCAACGAATATCACAAGGGCACGATGATGAGCGTGCTGGCGCGGCGCTTCGACGATGTGAAGGCCGGGCGCCCGGTGCAGCTGTTCAAGTCGCACCGCGAGGGCATCGTGGACGGCGACCAGCGGCGCGATTTCATCTATGTCGACGACGTCGTGCGCGTGATGATGTGGCTGCTGGCGACCCCGCAGGTCTCCGGGCTGTTCAATGTCGGCACCGGCACCGCGCGCAGCTTTCGGGATCTGATGCTCGCGGCCTATGCCGCGCTCGGCAGCAAACCGAACATCCACTATGTCGACATGCCCGAACAGATTCGCGGCAGCTATCAATATTTCACGGAGAGCAAGGCCGATCGGCTGCGGCACGCCGGTTACAATGGCGGCTTCACGGCGCTGGAAGACGCGGTCGGCGCCTACGTGAAGGGTTTTCTCGATTCGGCCGATCGCTATCGCTGA
- the waaF gene encoding lipopolysaccharide heptosyltransferase II → MNIDSIHGIETEDAGDTRPILIVPYMWIGDFVRGHTVVRVLRKRWPNRPVDLLVTSLCAPLVDYMPGVRSGIVWDLPRSRLAVARQRGLAAELRAKGYGTALVLPRTWKAAIAPALAGIPERVGFFGEARFGLINRMRWGEKALPRFIDKNAALALPHGARLPPEWPVPQLRVPQDEIDHWRRANGLGSGPAVALAPGSVGASKRWTYYPQAAKLLAERGLDVWVVGGPGEKPLAQQITAIGGPRVRDLTGTDLRNGIMAMAAADIAISNDSGLMHIAAAIGTPTMGIFGPTSPYLWAPLNGLAATVLQTKTVLPCQPCQRTVCTMNDHRCMRDISAFDVVEITQRVLREATT, encoded by the coding sequence ATGAATATAGATTCAATACATGGGATCGAGACCGAGGATGCTGGCGACACCCGCCCGATCCTGATCGTTCCCTATATGTGGATCGGCGACTTCGTCCGCGGCCATACGGTGGTGCGCGTGCTCAGGAAGCGCTGGCCGAACCGGCCGGTCGATCTGCTGGTGACCTCGCTCTGCGCCCCCTTGGTCGATTACATGCCAGGCGTCCGTTCCGGGATCGTCTGGGACCTGCCGCGCAGCCGGCTTGCGGTGGCCCGGCAGCGGGGGCTGGCGGCGGAATTGCGCGCGAAGGGCTATGGAACCGCCCTGGTGCTGCCCCGCACCTGGAAGGCGGCGATTGCGCCGGCGCTGGCCGGTATCCCGGAACGGGTCGGCTTCTTCGGCGAAGCCCGGTTCGGGCTCATCAACCGGATGCGCTGGGGCGAAAAGGCGCTGCCCCGGTTTATCGACAAGAATGCCGCGCTGGCATTGCCGCACGGCGCAAGACTGCCGCCGGAATGGCCGGTGCCGCAGCTTCGGGTTCCCCAGGACGAAATCGACCACTGGCGGCGGGCCAATGGGCTGGGCAGCGGTCCTGCGGTGGCGCTGGCGCCGGGCTCGGTCGGCGCCTCCAAGCGCTGGACCTATTATCCACAGGCCGCAAAACTTCTGGCCGAACGCGGCCTCGATGTCTGGGTGGTTGGCGGTCCCGGCGAAAAGCCGCTGGCGCAGCAGATCACAGCGATCGGCGGCCCGCGCGTCCGCGACCTCACCGGGACCGATCTGCGCAATGGCATTATGGCAATGGCTGCAGCCGACATCGCGATCTCCAACGATTCCGGCCTGATGCACATCGCGGCCGCGATCGGCACGCCGACCATGGGCATTTTCGGCCCCACCAGCCCCTATCTCTGGGCGCCGCTGAACGGCCTCGCCGCGACAGTGCTGCAGACCAAAACGGTGCTGCCGTGCCAGCCCTGCCAGCGCACGGTCTGCACCATGAACGACCATCGTTGCATGCGTGACATTTCCGCCTTCGACGTCGTCGAGATCACGCAACGCGTGCTGCGCGAGGCGACAACATGA
- a CDS encoding HAD family hydrolase, with protein MMTVIDPARFIPRPAAFLDRDGVINHDDGYMGTQERIRWIPNAAKAIRRLNDAGYFVFFFTNQSGVARGYFTESDLNKLHDWMLAELAAQGAVVDDIRYCPHHPAGTVAGYLEDHHWRKPAPGMIHDLMQHWPVRQEGSFVIGDRKTDIEAAEAAGLPGFLFAGGDLDAFVADVMAQTSVR; from the coding sequence ATGATGACCGTCATCGATCCAGCCCGTTTCATTCCAAGACCCGCCGCCTTTCTCGACCGCGATGGCGTCATCAACCATGACGACGGGTATATGGGCACGCAAGAGCGGATTCGCTGGATCCCGAATGCAGCGAAGGCAATCCGCCGGTTGAATGACGCTGGCTATTTCGTGTTCTTCTTCACTAATCAATCCGGGGTCGCGCGCGGTTACTTTACCGAGAGTGACCTCAATAAGCTGCACGACTGGATGCTTGCCGAACTCGCCGCTCAAGGCGCCGTCGTTGACGACATCAGATATTGCCCGCATCATCCCGCGGGCACCGTCGCCGGCTATCTCGAAGACCATCATTGGCGCAAACCCGCGCCTGGCATGATCCACGATTTGATGCAGCACTGGCCGGTGCGCCAGGAAGGCAGCTTTGTCATCGGCGACCGCAAGACCGACATCGAGGCGGCGGAGGCCGCGGGCCTGCCGGGCTTTCTGTTCGCGGGCGGCGACCTCGATGCGTTCGTCGCCGACGTGATGGCTCAGACGAGCGTGCGATAG